Genomic DNA from Providencia sp. PROV188:
TTCGCGAAGCTATCGCCCTATATCTAAGCCAAGAAGGCGCTTTTGCTGATACTGCGTTACAAGAGCCTAATACGCGTCTAGCAATAACACAGTTATTAACCCAAGCTGTCGAAACTTATACTCAACAAACGCATCCACAGGGGTGCATGGTAGTTTTATCACTGACCAACTATGCCAGTGAAAATGAAAACATTATGTCTTGGCTAGCGAATTACCGGAAAGACCGTACCACCGCCATCATACAACGTTTAAATAAGGGTGTAACTCAAGGGGATTTACCCAAGGAAACGAACACCCAAGCACTTGGCGATTATATCTCAACACTATTTCACGGCATTTCGATTCAAGCTCGCGACGGGGTGAGTAAAGCGCATTTACTCGCGATGGTTGACGTTGCTATGACTGGGTTTGATTCCTTTATCTCAGCATCAACTGCCCACTGATTATCCACTTCAATTTTAGGAAAAAATTGCTATGTCCTCATTCGGTTCATCTCCCAGTCGTGCATGGGTTTGCACATGGCTTTCAACATCTCAACCCACCACCGGTGAGGCATTTCCGTTTCCATTGGAGATCCCAACCTTATTGAATAACCAAACCCTACAGCAAACGCTGCGCATCACATTAGGCGGGCAACAATTACGCCTTGTGTTTTCGAATCGTTATGGCTCTCAGCCCCTAGTATTGGGTGAAAATGTCATTCTTGTAAAATCACCATCTGGCCAGTCATGGAGCGCCCCTGTTCTGTTTAATGGGCAATCCGGTGTTTCTATCCCCGCAGGGCAAGTGGTGTACAGTGATGAAATCATCCATCCTATTAACGATTTGTCTGAAGTCACCCTACGAACCTATCTACCGAATCCTACGCTTATAGAGACCTTTCATTGGGATGCACGACATTATTCTCAATTAACATCGGGTAACGGTGTTCATTCCAAAATGATGAAAGAAAGCCTACCAATCAGTTCGCGTTTATTATTAGAGGCTGTTGAAATTCAGAATCAGGCGCCAAGCCAAGCGATTGTCGTTATTGGCGATTCCATGGTGGATGGCAATGGTGTCGAAATGGGAACTTATCGCCGTTGGGTAGATTTTTTTGCTGAGCGTACCGTTTCTCAGCACACAGCGGTGATCAATGCGGGCCAATCGGGTTCTCGCTTACTCAAAGATGGTATTGGCATCAGTACATTATCTCGCTTTACTCGGGATGTTATTGAGCAAGCTGGCGTAACCATTTGCATTGTACAAGTGGGTCTCAATGATATTGGGCTTGCACAAACCGCTCTAGCGCCTGCGGATATGACGCCTTCCGCTAGCCAGTTGATTGAAGGTTATCGTCAATTACTTGATATGGCGCATCAGCATCATATTCGCGTTGTCGGCGTCACGCTTGTTCCGCTACGCGGTGCAGACGAATATGGATTAGATAAC
This window encodes:
- a CDS encoding TetR/AcrR family transcriptional regulator, which gives rise to MAGRPREFDRDVALNKAKFVFWQRGYEGTSMSDLVSALGIASARIYAAFGSKENLFREAIALYLSQEGAFADTALQEPNTRLAITQLLTQAVETYTQQTHPQGCMVVLSLTNYASENENIMSWLANYRKDRTTAIIQRLNKGVTQGDLPKETNTQALGDYISTLFHGISIQARDGVSKAHLLAMVDVAMTGFDSFISASTAH
- a CDS encoding SGNH/GDSL hydrolase family protein — its product is MSSFGSSPSRAWVCTWLSTSQPTTGEAFPFPLEIPTLLNNQTLQQTLRITLGGQQLRLVFSNRYGSQPLVLGENVILVKSPSGQSWSAPVLFNGQSGVSIPAGQVVYSDEIIHPINDLSEVTLRTYLPNPTLIETFHWDARHYSQLTSGNGVHSKMMKESLPISSRLLLEAVEIQNQAPSQAIVVIGDSMVDGNGVEMGTYRRWVDFFAERTVSQHTAVINAGQSGSRLLKDGIGISTLSRFTRDVIEQAGVTICIVQVGLNDIGLAQTALAPADMTPSASQLIEGYRQLLDMAHQHHIRVVGVTLVPLRGADEYGLDNFYTSEKEAIRQEVNEWIRTSDEFDALIDTEQLVRDSQNPQQLALIYDSGDHLHLNHAGHLLVANSISFDTVIGV